Sequence from the Deltaproteobacteria bacterium genome:
TGATCGGCTGCTGCAACGGATTCGGCGGCAATATAGCGCCGAATCCCGGCGCCGCCGTCTCCAGTTGGATATTGCCGCTGCCCCCGACTCGCTGATGGTGGAGGGCGATATGTTGGCGCTGGAGCGGGCGCTCGTCAATTTGCTGCATAACGCGCTCAAGTTTACGCCGGCTGGAGGGACGATTTGGGTCCATGCCGACCGCCAGGACAGCATGGCCGTCATCGCGGTGAAAGACACCGGACCCGGCATCGCCGCCGAGGATCGCCCTTTCCTTTTTGAAAAATATCATCACCCTACGCCCTCTCGGCAGCATGAAGGCACCGGTCTTGGCTTGGCGATCGTGAAAGCGCTGGTCGAAGCCCATCACGGACGGGTCGAGATCGACAGCCCGCCTGGACACGGCGCGTGCTTCACGCTGTATCTGCCGCTGTGGAAAGAGAGCCGCGAAGATACGAGTGAGACGAATGTTGCCCTTGGCGGTGCGTCCTCTGTGCGGTATGAGTCACATTAACGTCGAAATCAAGGCGCGCTGTGCGAACCCGCAACGCATTCGCGACTTGCTCCTGGCGTGCAAGGCGGAGTTCCGGGGCACTGACCGACAAATCGACACCTATTTCCGGACGACTCGCGGACGGCTGAAACTCCGCGAAGGGCGGATCGAAAACGCACTGATCCACTACCAACGGGAAGATCAGCCGAGTCCCAAGCAGTCCAACGTGACCTTGTTCCCGCTCGTGCCCGGCTCTCCGTTGAAAGACCTGCTGACCGCCGCGCTTGGCGTACTCGTGGTTGTGGCGAAGCAGCGCGAGATCTACTTCATCGAGAACGTCAAATTCCATCTTGACGTGGTGGACGGACTAGGATCGTTCGTGGAGATCGAAGCGATCGACCTAGACGGCGCTCTCGGGAAAGACACGCTTTTGGAGCAGTGCCAATCCTTTCTGCAACTGTTCGAGAT
This genomic interval carries:
- a CDS encoding class IV adenylate cyclase, which produces MSHINVEIKARCANPQRIRDLLLACKAEFRGTDRQIDTYFRTTRGRLKLREGRIENALIHYQREDQPSPKQSNVTLFPLVPGSPLKDLLTAALGVLVVVAKQREIYFIENVKFHLDVVDGLGSFVEIEAIDLDGALGKDTLLEQCQSFLQLFEIPPHDLVALSYSDLLLARQHATP